The following are encoded together in the Triticum dicoccoides isolate Atlit2015 ecotype Zavitan chromosome 6B, WEW_v2.0, whole genome shotgun sequence genome:
- the LOC119322113 gene encoding uncharacterized protein LOC119322113 — MMAYGKHAWRALPRRRRRGRKLPLPTTARIIKGRGAAIPVVGVLFCALATEEDCHNCCGSSSFVLCKDGGRPRCARAAHRELQQLGCRTPCRRPSEPVERRGQRLRGKSCDMLLHLQWLFAPVKRLQACRIHL; from the exons ATGATGGCGTACGGGAAGCACGCATGGAGGGCGCTGCCGAGGCGACGGCGCCGGGGACGGAAGCTACCTCTACCGACAACAGCACGAATCATCAAGGGCCGTGGCGCTGCCATCCCAGTTGTCGGCGTCCTCTTCTGCGCCCTGGCCACAGAGGAGGACTGCCACAACTGTTGTGGATCCTCATCGTTCGTGTTGTGCAAGGACGGGGGTCGTCCTCGTTGTGCGAGGGCAGCACATCGGGAGCTGCAACAACTAGGTTGCCGCACTCCTTGTCGACGCCCTTCTGAGCCTGTTGAACGCCGCGGTCAACGACTACGTGGGAAGAGCTGCGACATGCTGCTTCACCTTCAATGGCTTTTCGCGCCG GTCAAAAGACTGCAGGCATGCAGAATACATCTCTGA